GTTCTCCTTGGTGATGCGCGGCCAGGCCACTTTCTCCTTCCACTTCCTCATAAAGCACGTGATGGAGCGGTCAGAGCGCTTCTCCCGTGAGTCCTGCCAAGAGATTGGGGTGCCTCAGGGTCTGCCAGGCTCctctctgctcagccccagggctggggctctcAGGATGGGCAGTATTCAGTGTTAAGCAGTGTTGCTCAAGACTGCACAGATTGGCTCTGACTCTGAGCCTGACAGAGACTGTCAGAGAACAGTTCGTTGGTGGGAAACCTCACCTTGGAGTTGACTCTGGCATACAGGTCGATCTCGTTGTAGAACTCCACACCGTCTGCATTTTTGCAACTGCCAAAACATTTTAACAACCGGGCTTAGGAGAGAGCTGAGGCCACGCGTGCTCTCCTCTCACGGAGTCCTCCTGCTCCCCTGAAccacccccagagcagagcagatccGTGTCGGTGGGCAGGGCAGCGGCAGCTCACCTGAACACCAGCCGGTGGTCCTCGATGACCACCTTCACGTCCGTGCTGTCCTCCACACAGAACTCCAGGTACACGTACCGGGGCCGGTCGTACCACAGCGTCTTTGCCGGTTGCCTtggggaagagcagagcagcaggtatCACCATCACCAGCGGGCATTTCCCGGTGCCCAGCAGAGCTCGGCAGGACCCGCGGGCGATGAAAGGGCCCCGGACACCGGCTCTGCCTATGCCGAGCCCCGGGACGGGCAGAGGGAGCCGGGCGGGTGCCGACCGGGCGGTGGGAGGGGACACCGGCCCCGTGACTCTCCCCGCTGCCGTCCCACACGCCCCTGGCTGGTGGGtccgcggggcccggcccgccTGTGTCCGCTCCCCTCCGCCTGGCCCGGCGCCGCTCCCCGCTGCTCCAGGTCGGAGGCTCCTGCCAGGCGCTGCCTCTACCGGGCACCGGGCGCTTTGCGCGGGTTCCGTGCGCTGCCTGTCCCGTCCGGCGGTGCTCACCTCGCCATGGCGGTGCCGACCCCGCCCCGCGCTATTTCGGGCCGGGGGCGCGGCTGCCGGACCGGGCAGGCCAggccgggcccggggcagcCAACCCGCGGCCCCGTCAccgcccccgctccccccggtGCGcgcccccggggccgccgccgccgccgccgcgagGGGGCGCGCTCGCCCCGCCCGCTCCCGCCCCTCAGcgccaagatggcggcggcgtCACGGCGCCGGTAGCGGCGGCTATGGAGGGAGAGAGCGGCTCGCTGGGCCCCGGCGAGCGCTGGGCGCCGGTGGGCGCCGTGTCGGCGGAGGAGGACGAGGATGAGGAGGACGAAGAGGCGGCGGGTACCGGGGGAGATTCGGCGGAGTCGGTGCCGCGGCTGCGGGCCGAGCGGCGCCGTCTGCACGGGGCGCTGCTGGCGCTCGCCTCGCACTTCGCTCAGGTGCAGTTCCGGCTGCGGCAGGTGGCCCGGGCCGGCCCGGCCGAGCAGCAGCGCCTGCTCCGCGACCTCGAGGACTTCGCCTTCCGCGGCTGCCCCGCGCCGCTGCCGCACGGTCTCGGCGCCGCTCCGGTGAGTGCAGCCTTTGCTGGGCAGAGCCCCGGGGTCGGTGTGTGGGTTTAACCCCGCCTGAAGCGCATTAGCGGCGGCTGCGGTCCCGCTGCCGGGAGCGGCTCGGCGGCTGCGCTGCCCGCGGTGCTCGGGTTTGCACGGAGCTCGCAGGCGCTTGGGGACTCGGAGCCAGCTCGCAGGGATGTGCCTTAGAGCCCTGAGCGGTGTGTCACCGCTCCACGCCCTGCTACAGCACGGCTGACTCACAGGATCTGTGTGTGATGTGTACGTGTTATTTGGCCTCTTTCTTCCTGGATCCTGGCCTTGTGGGACGCGACGTGGGTGCAAGTGGTCTGGAGAGGTGCTTCTCCTCCCTTATAGATGAGGTGATGTAGCCGGTGCCTCTGCTTGGTGCTCACATTTCTCCCTCAGACTGGTTTGCAGTGCTGACTAGTGAAGTACGTGAGCTGCAGGAGATACTCCTCACATCATAATCCTGTTCTCTGTGCCTTGGGTATGACAATAACCCTTCAATATTATTTACTGATAACTTTTTTCCAGGGTGAGCGAGAGAAGCAGGAGCAAATTGAGGTCcagaaagagaagcagagagagctgatcctgcagctcaAGACACAGCTGGATGACCTTGAGACCTTTGCTTACCAAGAGGGCAGCTATGATTCCCTGCCACAGTCTGTGGTTATGGAAAGACAACGGGTAAGGCTCAGAGATCCTCCTGCTGTATTTCCCAGCCTTTCTGAGTGTCTTCCATACTGCAGGCAATCATCAGTCTGTATTTCTCACCAGCTATATAGTGTCAGGAGTTTGTCTACACGTGTGAACCTGTCATGTGTCTTTTGCAGTTATTTCTGTGCAGTAAAGGTGTCCTGTTTCTGAGGGAACCTCTGGGAAAggagttatttttttcctgaagaattgAAGTTGTTTTAAACCCAGTGCTGCCCCTCCTTGTTCTGTGCAATCCCTCCAAAGTGCAAGtttgctccagcccagcactctGTGCCTCTATGTTAAACATGAATCATTACCCTTCAGAGCTGGATCAGCTTCTCCCCTCTTATTGATGTAAAAATTCATTTgatgtaaaaaattatttgagaaagctcccaggcagcagtgccacatGGTGAAATTGCATCGCTCCCTTGTCTTTTGCAGATGATTATAAATGAGTTGATAAAGAAGCTGGACATGGACTTGAGTGAAGATTTTGCAACGCTCTCTCCAGAGGAGCTGCGGCAGAGGGTGGATGCTGCCATAGCACAGATTGTGAATCCAGCCAGGGTGAAGGAGCAGCTGGTGGAACAGCTGAAGACCCAGATAAGGGACCTCGAAATGTTCATCAACTTCATTCAGGGTCAGTGAGTTTTTTAATGAGCAGACTGAACTCCTTTGGAATTCCCTGACGTAGTCATGAGGAGGAAAGTCACAGATGTCAGGAGATGCAGGAACAGCTTCTGGGTCAGAGGAAAGTACAAATATCTCTAAACTGACAGCGAGTAAAAGTATTGATAGAGTGACAAAAGAGATTTAGAGGGGTCTGAGGAATGTTGACCTTAATACTTGGGATTTGCAGCTGAAATTCACAAATGTGAAATAATGATATGAAATCCTTTTTGTAGATGAAGTTGGAAGCTCTG
The DNA window shown above is from Molothrus aeneus isolate 106 chromosome 28, BPBGC_Maene_1.0, whole genome shotgun sequence and carries:
- the PTGES3L gene encoding putative protein PTGES3L; the protein is MARQPAKTLWYDRPRYVYLEFCVEDSTDVKVVIEDHRLVFSCKNADGVEFYNEIDLYARVNSKDSREKRSDRSITCFMRKWKEKVAWPRITKENIKPAWLSVDFDNWRDWEGDEEVERAMVEQYAEMLEKVTEKGPPPAMDDLDDD